Below is a window of Streptomyces sp. NBC_00223 DNA.
ACGTCGAACGCAGCCACTTTCCGCACCAGGGCCTTGAGGGCGTCGAACTCGTAGTCCGCGGTGACCCGGCTGCCGGCCGACACGCACACCCGCGGGCGGTCGCCGCTCCTGGTGTACATCCACGGCTCGGTCGCGCGGTGGGTGTTGAACGGCACGTACCGCATGAACTGGGCGTCGGGCGCGTCCGGTCGGCGCACGCTCGGCGGGCAGATGTCGATGAACATGTCAGGACCGGGCAGCTCCGAGAGCCCCAGGTTCTCCAGCTCCGGAGCCAGTTCGGCCGCCGCCGACAGGTCGATGACGGCCGGCTCGCCCATGTTGAGCGCGTGCCTCGCCCACGGGATGCCGAACCGGTGGGCGACCAGGGGAGCCGCGTAGGACAGCGCGCCGCCGACGATGACGTCGGGCCGCCACCGTTCGATGAGCGGCACCAGTCCTTCGAGGCTGCCGACGGCCAGCCGGGCCATGCCGCGCCCGTTGAAGAGATTCCGCTCGTGCGGATCCTTCGGGATCTCCATCGCGGTGCCGTGCCGGTCCCGCTGCATGAAGTCGAACATCGTCCTCGGGGTGAGGGGCACACCCGGCAGCGCGCTGGCGGCCACCAGCGGCATGACGTTCTCGGTGGCGCCCACAAGTACCTGGTGGCCCGCGTTGCGTGCGGCCAGCGCGAGCGGAGTGATCGGGAAGACCGCTCCGGCGCTGCCTCCGGAAACAAACAGGAATCTCATGGCCCGGACGCTAGGCGGGGCCAATGGAGAACGCCTTGAGCGGTGCCCAAGGGCACCTTGAGTTGCGACGCGGATGGTGACCGAGGTCGCGCAAGCCACGTGACCCACGCACGCCACGAGGACAGGAGACGTGTGGACCATGGCGCAGATCCCCTTGACCCCTGACCGCCTGCGGACGGCCGTGACGCCGGACGGCCACCCTCCCGACATCGCCCGCCGGCTCGCCGCATCGGCGTCCTCGACGCGCCCGGCGTCCCCGGCGCACGGCCCGGCATCCGGCTCGAAGGTGGCTCCCGGCTCGTTCCGCGCCTGGTTCGAGGAGCAGGAACGCGCCTACAAGTACGTCACGACCCGGGTGGACTTCGCCTCGCTGGGCGGCTGGGGATTCGACCCGGACACCGGCAACCTCGGCCATGTGTCCGGCAAGTTCTTCACCGTCGAGGGCATGCGGGTGTACCGGGACGACGGGCCCGTCACGTCGTGGACCCAGCCGATCATCGTACAGCCGGAGATCGGGGTGCTCGGCATCCTGATGAAGGAGTTCGACGGCGTCCTGTACTGCCTGATGCAGGCCAAGATGGAGCCGGGGAACGTCGGGCCCCTCCAGCTGTCGCCGACCGTGCAGGCCACCCGGAGCAACTACACCGGGGTGCACCGGGGGCGGCCGGTGCCGTACCTGGAGTACTTCGTCGAGCCGGGCCGGGGCGTCGCGCTCGCCGACGTGCTCCAGTCCGAGCAGGGCACCTGGTTCCTGCGCAAGCGCAACCGCAACGTCGTCGTCCTCACACAGGAGGACGTCCCGCTGCACGACGGCTTCCGATGGCTGACGCTGGGCCAGCTGAACCGGCTGCTGCACGTCCCCAACCTGGTGAACATGGACGCGCGGACCGTGCTGGCCTCGCTGCCGATCGTCACTGACGACGAACTGCCCGTGCGGCCGCACCGCGGCGGCGTGTTCGAGGAGGCGCTGCGCCGGTCCATGGCGCCGGCGAACGGCGCGCTGCACAGCATGCCGGAGGTGCTGAGCTGGCTGACCGCCGCCCGGGCCAGGCGCGAGCTGCGGCAACTGCGGATCCCGCTGGCCGAGACCGCCGCCGACGGGTGGCGGATCACCCCTGACGCGATACGGCGCGAGGACGGCCGGTACTTCTCCGTGGTCGCGGTGGACGTACGGGCGGGCAACCGGGAGGTGGCCGCGTGGGGGCAGCCGCTGCTCGCACCGTCGGCGACCGGCTTCGCCGGGCTGCTCACGGCCCGCTTCGGCGGGGTGCTGCACGCGCTGTTCCAGGCCCGCGCCGAGTCCGGCACCCTCAACGTCGCCGAGCTGGCGCCGACCGTGATGTACCACCCGGAGGAGCCGGACGGCGAACTGCCGCCCCACCGGATGCCGTTCCTCGACCTGCTGGTGTCCGCGCCGAGGGAGCGCCGCCGGTTCGACGTGCTGCTCTCCGAGGAGGGCGGGCGGTTCGACCAGGCCGTGACCCGGTACGTGGTGGTGGACGTGGACCGCGAGGCGGTGCCCGCGCTCCCGCCCGACTACTGCTGGCTCGCCGTGCACCAGGCGGCCCAACTGCTGCGGCACAGCGCCAATGTGAACGTCCAGGCGCGCACGCTCCTCGCCTGCCTGGCCACCTTGTGGTAGATCGGGACGGCGCGAACGGGCCCGTGGTGACCGGGCCCGTGGTGAGCGGCGGGGCCACCGGGACCGGGCCCGTGGCGAGTGGCGGGGCCACCGCGACCGGTGTCACCACGATGGCCACGGCCTCTGCGACGGCCCGGAACCCCCTTGGCCGTCCCGGCCGGCGACGGCCGCGCTTGACCTCGACTTAGGTAGAGGTTGCACAGTGGCGAGCGAGGTCGAAAGTCCGACCGATCACCTACCGACCGATGACCTACCGACCACTGCGAGATGTGGCCTGGCCAGGGGGTACCTCGATGACTGACATAGCCAAACCGGAGGCGCCGGGAGAGGTCGGCAGCAAGCCGCCTGTCGGGCTGATCCTCTTAGGTCTGATGCTGGGGATGTTCCTGTCCTCGCTCGACCAGACCGTGGTCTCGACCGCGATGCGCACCATCACCGACGACCTGCACGGGCTCACCGAACAGGTCTGGGTGACCACCGTCTATCTGATCACGTCGGTCATCTCCACGGCGCTGTACGGAAAGTTCTCCGACATCCACGGCCGCCGGCCGATCTATCTCACCGCTGTCTCCATCTTCCTGGTCGGCTCGGTACTCGCCGGGCTCGCCCAGTCGATGTGGGAGCTGACCGCGGCCCGCGGGATCCAGGGCGTCGGCGCGGGCGGTCTCATGAGCCTGGCCTTCACCATCCTCGCGGACCTCGTGCCGATGCCGCAGCGCACGTCGTACCAGGCGTGGTTCGGGGCGGTGTTCGGCGTCTCCGCGGTCGTGGGGCCGGTGGTGGGCGGCTGGTTCGCCGGGATGCACAGCTTCGCCGGCGCGGCCGGCTGGCGCTGGGTGTTCTTCATCAACGTCCCGATCGCGCTGGCCGCGATGCTGCTGGTCGGCCTGCTGCTGCGGCTGCCCAGGCCACAGGGAGTGTCCAAGCGGACAGATGTGCTCGGTCTGATCACCCTGGTGGTCTGCGTGGTGCCGCTGCTGGTCGCCGCCGAACAGGGCCGCAGCTGGGGCTGGGGCTCCGGCAGGGTCGTGGCCCTGTTCGCCGTCGGCGCGGTCGGCCTCGTCCTGTTCGTGCTCGCGCAGCGCCGGGCCGGCGAGTCGGCGCTGCTGCCGCTGAGCCTGTTCAAGGACCGGGTGTTCACCCTGGTCAACGCGGTCAACGTGGTCGTCGGCATGGGGGTGTTCGGCGTATTGACCGTGCTGCCGATGTACCTGCAGATCGTCCGCGGCCTGTCGCCCACGCAGGCGGGGCTGATGCTGCTGCCTCAGACCGTCGGCATCGTGGTGTCCGGCCGGGTGGCCGGCCCGTACGTCGCCAAGACCGGCAACTACAAGATCGTCATCGTGACCGGTGTCGTCCTGATGGCGATCGCCTCGTGGTGGCTGAGCACAACCGAGGTCGGCACCGCGCTGTGGCAGACCGGCGGCGCGACCCTGATCATGGGCGTCGGCGTCGGCTTCTCCTGGCAGGTGATGCTGGTGGCGATCCAGCGCAGCGCCGCACCGCAGAACATGGGCGCCGCCATCTCCTCGTACACCTTCTTCCGGCAGATCGGCAGCACGGCGGGAGCGTCGGTGTTCCTCGCGGTGTTCTTCGGCACGGTCAGCGGCCGGGTGGCGGACGAGTACCAGCACGCGCAGACCACCGCGGCCTTCCGGGCCGCCGCGCAGGACCCGGCGATCACCTCCCAGGCCGCCAACCAGGTGCTGCTCAAGGGGTCCGACGGCAGCATCAACCTCAACGACACCTCGTTCCTCGACCACGCCGACGTACGGCTGGCCCACCCGCTGCTCGAAGCGATGACGAAGGCGATCGGCGACGTCTACCTGCTCAGCGCGGCCCTGCTGATCGTGGGCGTGCTGCTGGCGCTCTTCGTCCAGCAGCGCAGGCCCGCGGCCTGACGGACGCACGCCCCTGACCGCCGTGTCCGTGATCTCCCCCGTGTCTGGTCACGGACACGGCTTCTGCCCGCCCTCCCCTTCCGGCCCTGCCCGGCCTTCCGAACCGGGTGGGCCGGGTGGGCCGGGTGGGGCGGTCGGGGCGGTCAGGCCGGTCAGGTTGCTAGAACTCCGCCGCCTGTCCGTGCTGCGGCGACCGAGCCGCCCCGGCGGGCGCGGGGCGGAACTCGTCGAGGAGTTCGGCCAGCCGCACCGGCCCCGTCCCGGGAGTGCCCGCGTCCTGGGTGACGTCCCGTACGAACGCCGCCACCGCGCGCGCCCACTGGTCGGCCGGCTCCCAGTCCGGTGTCCGGACGCCGCCCGCCCGCTCCAGGGTGACCGCGGGCCGTTGGCCGGCCGGTGTGGTGAAGGCACGGTCGACGGTGATCCGTCCCTCGCTGCCCAGCAGTTGGTACACGGCTTCGTACATGTGCGTCATACCGAAGGTGAGTTGGGCGGTCACCCCGTCCGACCGTCGGAGCAGAGCGGCGCCGCCCACATCGACGCCGTACGTCTCGTCGTGGTGCAACGCGGCTCCGACCAGGCCGAGTTCGTCGCCGAGCAGCAGCAGCGCCGCTCGCAACGGGTAGACCCCGACGTCCAACCGCGCGCCACCGCCGAGTTCCGGCCGCAGGCGGATGTCACCGGGCGGACGCGGCGGTACGGTGAAGGCCGCCTGGAAGGCCAGCGGCCGCCCTATCGCGCCCTCCTCGACCAGCCGCCGGACGCGCGCGTGCTGGGGGTGGTGCACGAAGGTGAAGTTCTCCCGCAGCACCAGGCCCTTGGCGCGGGCCAGGCCGACGAGGCGCGCGGTATGCCGCGCGTCGGTGGTGAGGGGCTTTTCCGCCAGCGTGTGCTTGCCCGCGAGCAGGGCGCGTTCGACCCACTCCGCGTGCAGGGCGGCGGGCAGCGGTACGTACACGGCGTCGATGTCGTCACGGCGCAGCAGCGCGTCGTAGCCCTCGACGGGCTGACCGCCGAAGGTCCCGGTGACCGCCTCGGCGGTGGCCGCACGGCGGCTGGCCACCGCTGCCAGCCGCACCCCGTCCGTCGCCGCGACGGCGGGCAGCAGCCGGCGTACGGCGATGTCCGCGCATCCGAGCACCCCCAGCCGTACCGGCTCGCTCAGAACGTCCCTCATCGGCTGCTCCTCATCCGCTGTCCCCCGTCGACGGCACTCATCGCCTTGGCTGCCTGTCTGCTTGCCCGCTTGCCCGTCTGTCCGCTTGCTCTCATGCGCTCGACGCTCGGCCGGTGGCAGCCCGACGATCGCCGTACCGGCTGGCACGCGGCTGGAGCCCCGGTCGGGACCGGCCCGAGGCCCGGTCGGATGCCGGTCGGATCCCGGTCGAGGACGCGGTCGAGTCGCGGGGAATCCGGGTCCGATCGGCGCGGAATCCGCGTCGGTTTCCCGCCGGGCCGTACCGCAGCGGCACGGCTGACTTGACCTCGACCGCACTAGAGGTTTCATGATGCAGGTAGCGCGGCACACGGCCAGAGCGCGCTGAGCCGTCCGACGATCACAGGAGTGAGCCCGGGTGAAGGTCGAAATGTGGGCGGATGTGATGTGCCCGTGGTGCTATCTGGGCCATCTGCGGCTGAGGAGCGCCCTGGCGCGCTTCGCGCACGCCGACGAGGTGCGTACGGTGTGGCGCAGCTTCGAGCTCCGTCCGGAGCAACCGCGGCTGCCCGGAGCTGAGTTGGGGCAGATGATGCAGACCAACCACGGTCTGGACACCGGGCGCCTGGCCGAACTGTTCGGCCGGATCGAAGGACTGGTCCGGCAGGAGGGCGGCCGCGCGGTCATGACCGGGCTGCGCCCTGTGAACTCCTTCGACGCCCACCGGCTGATCCACCTGGCGGATTCTGAGGGCCTGGCGGCCGAGACGGTGGACCGGCTCTTCCGGGCCTATTTCGCCGAGCACGAGAACGTGGCGGACCGGGGCGTGCTGCTCGCGGTGGCCGAAGAGGTCGGCCTCCCCTCGGACCGGGCCACGGCCGTGCTGGCGGGGGTCGAGTACGGGCAGGACGTCCGCGACGACGAGCGCGGGGCCACCGAGGCGGGCGTCACCTCGGTGCCGACGTTCTTCGCCGACGGATCCCCGGTGGCCGTGGGCGCCTCGTCGGTCGACGACCTCGTGGCCGCGCTGGAACGGGCCTGGCAGGCAGGTGCGCTGTCGGGCCGCGGCGGGGCGGGCGCCTGATGGGCCGGCCGGTGCGGCGCCCCTCACCGACAGCGACGGAACTCACCGTGGGCGAGGTGGCGGCACGCTGCGGCGTCGCGGTCACCACCTTGCACTTCTACGAGTCCAAGGGGCTGATCAGCAGCCGTCGGACCCCCGGCAACCAGCGCCGGTACGCGCGCGACACACTGCGCAGGGTGTCCCTCATACGCGTCGCCCAGCGGCTCGGGATCCCCCTGTCGGTGGTGCGCGACGCACTGGACGCGCTGCCCAGCGCGCGTACCCCGTCCACACAGGACTGGGCCGAGCTGTCCCAGCGCTGGCGCGACGACCTGACGGAACGCATCGCGGAACTGACCACGCTGCGGGACAGCCTCACCGACTGCATGGGGTGCGGCTGCCTGTCGGTCTCCGCGTGCCCGTTGAACAACCCGTACGACAACCTGGGGGCGCAAGGGCCCGGGCCGCAGCGCCTGTTCTCCAGACGGGCCCCGGACGACAGTGACGGATACCACGACGACCGGACCGATCACGACGGCGGCCGGCGGAACCTGGACGTGTCCTAACGGCCGCGGCCACCGGTCTCGTCCTCAGCAGGAAACGGCGGTGGTGGCGGCGCCAGGGCGGGGTCGAAGCCGCGCAGCCAGCCCGCCTCCTGGGCGATCCGGACAGCGTCCAGCCGATTGCGCGCGTTGAGCTTGGCGACGGCGGTGGTCAGGTAGTTGCGTACGGTGCCTTTCGCGAGGTGCAGGAGGCGGCCGATCTCCAGCACATCCGCCCCGCCTGCCGCCAGTCGCAGGACGTCGGTCTCGCGCCGGGTCAGCGGATTTCCCATGCTCCGCCACACCGCGAGCGCGGCCTGCGGATCGATCAGCCGCTCGCCCGTTGCCACCTTGCGGACGGCTCCGGCCAACTCGTTGGACGGTGTGTCCGTGAGGAGATAACCGCTGACTTGCGCCTCCAGCGCCCACTGCAGTGACTGCGGATCCGCCAGCGCGGTGAGGATCAGAATATTGCAGTCGGGAACAATCCTCTTGAGCCGCGCACTCACGGTGATCCCGTCGACATCCGGCAGGTCGATATCGATGATGGCGACATCGGGCCGGTGTTCCTTGGCTGCGCTCACGACGTTTTTGCCGCGGTCCACCTGCGCCACCACCGCAAAATCTTCCTCTAATTCCAGCAACGTGGCCAGCGCGCCTCGGATCATGCGTGTCTTTTCGGCCAACAATATGCGGATCATCCAGCTCCCCCCTAGGCGTCGACTACGCATCTTCCCATACTGCTAGGGCCGTCCCCGGTGGTGGCGAGCGGGATGGCGCATTCCGGTCACATGCAATTGTGTGGCCGAGGTCAGCTTCCTCCACTCAGCACTCACTTTAGCCAGACCCGAGACGGTGATGCCATCGCGATTTTTGGAGCAAAGGTCAACATAGCGAGCATTTCCGATCTATTCGGCCCCGAACGGGAAGCCGATGCCGGGCGCTCGAGTGTCATTCCAGCGGAACCGGCCACAGTTTTGCCTGAGTAACGCACGTCCGAGCGTCCGGCCGGCCCGAGGAGAGGGAGAGACAGATGACCGTGGCAGAGCACGTCGCCCGACTGGAAGGGGTGGCCGACGGGATATTCGCCTGGATTCAGCCGGACGGCGGGTGGTGCCTGAACAACGCGGGGGTTATCGCAGGCGCGGGCCCGGTTCTCATCGACACCGCCGCGACCGAAGCACGCGCCCGCGCACTGCGTGCAGCCACCATCGAAATGTGCGGTGAACCGCCGCGCGTGGTGATCAACACGCACGCGCACGGCGACCACACCTTCGGTAATTTCGTCTTCCCGGAGGCCATGGTCGTGGGTCATGCCGGGACCCGCGCCGAAGTCCTGCAATTCGGCCTGCACCTGACCGGCCTGTGGCCGGAAGTCGACTGGGGCAACATCACTCTCGCCCCGCCCACGACGACATTCCAGGAGCGGCTGACCCTGCATATCGGCGGCGCACGGGTGGAGTTGCTACAACTCGGCCCGGGGCACACCACGTCGGACACTGTCGTATGGCTGCCGGACGCGGGCGTGGTGTTCACCGGGGATGTGGTGATGTCCGGCGTCACACCGTTCTGCCCCATGGGTTCGGTGGCCGGATCCCTGCGTGTCGTCGACGAGTTGCGGGCGCTTGGCGCGACCACTGTGGTCACAGGTCACGGACCGGTTTCCGGACCCGAGGTATACGACACCGCCGAGGAATATCTGCGCTGGTTGCAACGCCTGGCCAGGGACGGTCTCGCACACGGGCGCACCCCGCTGGAAGCCGCCCGCGCGACGGACAATCCGTATACACACCTGCTCGATCCCGAGCGGCTGGTACCGAATCTCCATCGGGCCTACCTGGAAGAAATCGGTGCCCCGGCCGGTACCCCGGTGGACATGACCGCGCTGTTCGCCGAAATGGTGGAGTTCCGCGGAAGCCACCCCAGGTGCGATGCCTGAAACATTCCACAGGACACCGCCGGGCGGGATGTGAATAATTCCTGCCCATGGGTGTGCCTTTACCTGCACGGTGTGCCGGAATCACTGGCTTGCCGGTTGTCCGCGATGACATCCTCTCGGGTATTCGAGCAGCCGAGACGAGGGGATTCCGCTGTGGAAATCGCAGTTCTTGGAGGGCTGTCCGTCCGTTACCAGGGCGTGTCCGTCGTGCCCAGCGCGGGGAAACCACGGCAGGTGCTCGCCCTGCTGGCTCTGCGCTCCGGAAGCATGGTGCGCGTACCGACACTGATGGAGGAGATCTGGGGGGAACACATACCCCGCAGCGCCACGACGACGCTTCAGACGTACATACTCCAGCTGCGCCGGAAGATCTCGCCGCAACTGGCCGGCTCGCCGCAGACCAGTGCCAAGGAGGTGTTGTCCACCGTATTCGGCGGCTACCGGCTGAGCCGGCCGCGCGTGTACGACCTCGACGAGTTCCGGCGGCTCGCGGCCCAAGGCGCCGTGGCGCTCGATGTCGGCGACGCGCAGGCCGCGTCGGCCACCCTGGGCCGGGCGCTGGCGCTGTGGCGCGAACCGGCCCTGGTCGACGTGCCGCTCGGCCGGGTGCTCGGGGTCGAGGTGCTCGGCATCGAGGAACAGCGGTTACAGGTGCTGGAGCAGCGGATCGAGGCCGATCTGCTGCTGGGCCGGGACAACGCCCTGGTCAGCGAATTACGGATGCTCACCGCGCAGCACCCGCTGCAGGAGAGCTTCTGCGCCCAGCTGATGATCGCCCTCTACCGCTCCGGCAGCCCGTGGCGGGCACTCGACGTGTTCCGGCAACTGCGCGGCACGCTCAACGAGGAGTTGGGCGTCGAGCCGTCCCCACGGTTGCAGCGCCTCCACCAGGCGGTGCTGTCCGGCGACCCCGGTCTGGAACTCCCCGGCCTGGAACCGCGCGGTCGTGAACCGCACGGCCCGGAGCCGCACGGCGGCCGGCGCAGGTCGGCGGCTCATGCGGCGGTCGATCGGTAATCGAGCGCCGACCGCCAGGCTCGCTCCCGCATCCGAGCGACAGCGGCCGAGGAGGAAGCATGTCGGAGGCGTACACACCGGTGGCACTGGTGACCGGGGCGACCAGCGGGATCGGACTGGAGATCGCGAAACGGCTCGCCGCTCGCGGGGCACGGGTCTTCCTGTGCGCCCGCGGGGCCGACGAACTGACCGATCGGATCAAGGAGTTGCGGGAGGCCGGGTACGACGTCGACGGCACC
It encodes the following:
- a CDS encoding MBL fold metallo-hydrolase, with translation MTVAEHVARLEGVADGIFAWIQPDGGWCLNNAGVIAGAGPVLIDTAATEARARALRAATIEMCGEPPRVVINTHAHGDHTFGNFVFPEAMVVGHAGTRAEVLQFGLHLTGLWPEVDWGNITLAPPTTTFQERLTLHIGGARVELLQLGPGHTTSDTVVWLPDAGVVFTGDVVMSGVTPFCPMGSVAGSLRVVDELRALGATTVVTGHGPVSGPEVYDTAEEYLRWLQRLARDGLAHGRTPLEAARATDNPYTHLLDPERLVPNLHRAYLEEIGAPAGTPVDMTALFAEMVEFRGSHPRCDA
- a CDS encoding glycosyltransferase, encoding MRFLFVSGGSAGAVFPITPLALAARNAGHQVLVGATENVMPLVAASALPGVPLTPRTMFDFMQRDRHGTAMEIPKDPHERNLFNGRGMARLAVGSLEGLVPLIERWRPDVIVGGALSYAAPLVAHRFGIPWARHALNMGEPAVIDLSAAAELAPELENLGLSELPGPDMFIDICPPSVRRPDAPDAQFMRYVPFNTHRATEPWMYTRSGDRPRVCVSAGSRVTADYEFDALKALVRKVAAFDVELLVAAPQDMADALKDDLPADVRAGWLPLDLVISTCDVLIHRAGGNTMLSAVVAGVPQLLIPAMPKQVDMCRRLTDFGASILLLGEEDTAENIAKAADELLADPSYRERTQVLSKEVGSLPTSHEVVDALTGLAG
- a CDS encoding AfsR/SARP family transcriptional regulator codes for the protein MEIAVLGGLSVRYQGVSVVPSAGKPRQVLALLALRSGSMVRVPTLMEEIWGEHIPRSATTTLQTYILQLRRKISPQLAGSPQTSAKEVLSTVFGGYRLSRPRVYDLDEFRRLAAQGAVALDVGDAQAASATLGRALALWREPALVDVPLGRVLGVEVLGIEEQRLQVLEQRIEADLLLGRDNALVSELRMLTAQHPLQESFCAQLMIALYRSGSPWRALDVFRQLRGTLNEELGVEPSPRLQRLHQAVLSGDPGLELPGLEPRGREPHGPEPHGGRRRSAAHAAVDR
- a CDS encoding DsbA family oxidoreductase produces the protein MKVEMWADVMCPWCYLGHLRLRSALARFAHADEVRTVWRSFELRPEQPRLPGAELGQMMQTNHGLDTGRLAELFGRIEGLVRQEGGRAVMTGLRPVNSFDAHRLIHLADSEGLAAETVDRLFRAYFAEHENVADRGVLLAVAEEVGLPSDRATAVLAGVEYGQDVRDDERGATEAGVTSVPTFFADGSPVAVGASSVDDLVAALERAWQAGALSGRGGAGA
- the soxR gene encoding redox-sensitive transcriptional activator SoxR encodes the protein MAARCGVAVTTLHFYESKGLISSRRTPGNQRRYARDTLRRVSLIRVAQRLGIPLSVVRDALDALPSARTPSTQDWAELSQRWRDDLTERIAELTTLRDSLTDCMGCGCLSVSACPLNNPYDNLGAQGPGPQRLFSRRAPDDSDGYHDDRTDHDGGRRNLDVS
- a CDS encoding response regulator transcription factor translates to MIRILLAEKTRMIRGALATLLELEEDFAVVAQVDRGKNVVSAAKEHRPDVAIIDIDLPDVDGITVSARLKRIVPDCNILILTALADPQSLQWALEAQVSGYLLTDTPSNELAGAVRKVATGERLIDPQAALAVWRSMGNPLTRRETDVLRLAAGGADVLEIGRLLHLAKGTVRNYLTTAVAKLNARNRLDAVRIAQEAGWLRGFDPALAPPPPPFPAEDETGGRGR
- a CDS encoding MDR family MFS transporter, translated to MTDIAKPEAPGEVGSKPPVGLILLGLMLGMFLSSLDQTVVSTAMRTITDDLHGLTEQVWVTTVYLITSVISTALYGKFSDIHGRRPIYLTAVSIFLVGSVLAGLAQSMWELTAARGIQGVGAGGLMSLAFTILADLVPMPQRTSYQAWFGAVFGVSAVVGPVVGGWFAGMHSFAGAAGWRWVFFINVPIALAAMLLVGLLLRLPRPQGVSKRTDVLGLITLVVCVVPLLVAAEQGRSWGWGSGRVVALFAVGAVGLVLFVLAQRRAGESALLPLSLFKDRVFTLVNAVNVVVGMGVFGVLTVLPMYLQIVRGLSPTQAGLMLLPQTVGIVVSGRVAGPYVAKTGNYKIVIVTGVVLMAIASWWLSTTEVGTALWQTGGATLIMGVGVGFSWQVMLVAIQRSAAPQNMGAAISSYTFFRQIGSTAGASVFLAVFFGTVSGRVADEYQHAQTTAAFRAAAQDPAITSQAANQVLLKGSDGSINLNDTSFLDHADVRLAHPLLEAMTKAIGDVYLLSAALLIVGVLLALFVQQRRPAA
- a CDS encoding NDP-hexose 2,3-dehydratase family protein, translated to MAQIPLTPDRLRTAVTPDGHPPDIARRLAASASSTRPASPAHGPASGSKVAPGSFRAWFEEQERAYKYVTTRVDFASLGGWGFDPDTGNLGHVSGKFFTVEGMRVYRDDGPVTSWTQPIIVQPEIGVLGILMKEFDGVLYCLMQAKMEPGNVGPLQLSPTVQATRSNYTGVHRGRPVPYLEYFVEPGRGVALADVLQSEQGTWFLRKRNRNVVVLTQEDVPLHDGFRWLTLGQLNRLLHVPNLVNMDARTVLASLPIVTDDELPVRPHRGGVFEEALRRSMAPANGALHSMPEVLSWLTAARARRELRQLRIPLAETAADGWRITPDAIRREDGRYFSVVAVDVRAGNREVAAWGQPLLAPSATGFAGLLTARFGGVLHALFQARAESGTLNVAELAPTVMYHPEEPDGELPPHRMPFLDLLVSAPRERRRFDVLLSEEGGRFDQAVTRYVVVDVDREAVPALPPDYCWLAVHQAAQLLRHSANVNVQARTLLACLATLW
- a CDS encoding Gfo/Idh/MocA family protein; protein product: MRDVLSEPVRLGVLGCADIAVRRLLPAVAATDGVRLAAVASRRAATAEAVTGTFGGQPVEGYDALLRRDDIDAVYVPLPAALHAEWVERALLAGKHTLAEKPLTTDARHTARLVGLARAKGLVLRENFTFVHHPQHARVRRLVEEGAIGRPLAFQAAFTVPPRPPGDIRLRPELGGGARLDVGVYPLRAALLLLGDELGLVGAALHHDETYGVDVGGAALLRRSDGVTAQLTFGMTHMYEAVYQLLGSEGRITVDRAFTTPAGQRPAVTLERAGGVRTPDWEPADQWARAVAAFVRDVTQDAGTPGTGPVRLAELLDEFRPAPAGAARSPQHGQAAEF